A window of Aeromicrobium sp. Root236 contains these coding sequences:
- a CDS encoding VOC family protein: MDITIHTTVLPHTDPEASVAFFRDALGFEVRQDVGQGTMRWITVGPPNQPETSILLAPPAADPGVTDDERRTISEMMAKGTYGWILLATRDLNGTFEKVQATDAEVVQEPTDQPYGVRDCAFRDPAGNMIRIQEVS, encoded by the coding sequence ATGGACATCACGATTCACACCACCGTTCTCCCGCACACCGATCCCGAGGCCTCCGTGGCGTTCTTCCGTGACGCGCTCGGCTTCGAGGTACGCCAGGACGTCGGCCAGGGCACGATGCGCTGGATCACCGTCGGACCGCCCAACCAGCCCGAGACGTCGATCCTGCTCGCCCCGCCGGCAGCCGATCCCGGAGTCACCGACGACGAGCGACGCACGATCTCCGAGATGATGGCCAAGGGCACGTACGGCTGGATCCTCCTCGCGACCAGGGACCTCAACGGGACGTTCGAGAAGGTCCAGGCCACCGACGCCGAGGTCGTGCAGGAGCCGACCGATCAGCCCTACGGCGTCCGCGACTGCGCCTTCCGCGACCCCGCCGGCAACATGATCCGCATCCAGGAAGTGAGCTAG
- a CDS encoding excinuclease ABC subunit UvrA, translating to MSATSSPSDVHAADSHDLIRVQGARENNLKDVSIEIPKRRLTVFTGVSGSGKSSLVFGTIAAESQRMINETYSAFVQGFMPTLSRPEVDLLDGLTTAIIVDQERLGSNPRSTVGTVTDANAMLRILYSRLGEPHIGPPTAYSFNVPTRTASGVMSTDKAGRTEKSVVRNAVYLGGMCPRCEGMGAVSDFDLTALYDESKSLSGGALTIPGYSMDGWYGRIFSGSGYFDMDKPISKFTKKELDDLLYREPTKIKVEGINLTYEGIIPKIQKSMLSKDLDAMQPHIRAFVERAVTFQTCPECDGTRLTKEVLASKVKGKNIAEVCAMQISDVAEWVRTIDDSSVAPLLAGLQHLFDAFAQIGLGYLSLDRPSGTLSGGEAQRTKMIRHLGSSLTDITYVFDEPTIGMHPHDIERMNTLLLQLRDKGNTVLVVEHKPETIAIADHVVDLGPGAGTSGGTVCFEGTLDGLRGSDTITGRHLDDRASLRESVRPASGALEVRGASAHNLRDVDVDIPLGVLCVFTGVAGSGKSSLINGSVAGRDGVVLIDQGAIRGSRRSNPATYTGLLEPIRKAFAKANGVKPALFSSNSEGACPGCNGAGVIYTELGVMATVASTCEECEGRRFQASVLEYTFGGRNIAEVLAMPVSEALPFFADGDAHTPAAHRILERLADVGLGYVSLGQPLTTLSGGERQRLKLATHMGEKGDVFVLDEPTTGLHLADVEQLLGLLDRLVDSGKSVIVIEHHQAVMAHADWIIDLGPGAGHDGGTIVFEGTPADLVAGQSTLTGKHLAAYVGG from the coding sequence ATGAGCGCCACGAGCAGCCCGAGCGACGTGCACGCGGCGGACAGCCACGACCTGATCCGCGTCCAGGGCGCCCGGGAGAACAACCTCAAGGACGTCAGCATCGAGATCCCGAAGCGCCGCCTGACGGTCTTCACCGGCGTCTCGGGCTCGGGCAAGAGCTCCCTGGTCTTCGGCACGATCGCTGCGGAGTCCCAGCGCATGATCAACGAGACCTACAGCGCGTTCGTGCAGGGATTCATGCCGACGCTGTCGCGCCCGGAGGTCGACCTCTTGGACGGGCTGACGACCGCGATCATCGTCGACCAGGAACGCCTGGGCTCCAACCCGCGTTCGACCGTCGGCACGGTCACGGATGCCAACGCGATGCTGCGCATCCTCTACAGCCGGCTCGGCGAGCCACACATCGGTCCACCGACGGCCTACTCGTTCAACGTCCCGACGCGCACAGCGAGCGGCGTCATGAGCACCGACAAGGCCGGCCGGACGGAGAAGAGCGTCGTCCGCAACGCCGTCTACCTCGGCGGCATGTGCCCGCGGTGCGAGGGCATGGGCGCGGTCAGCGACTTCGACCTCACCGCGTTGTACGACGAGTCCAAGTCGCTCAGCGGGGGAGCGCTGACGATCCCGGGCTACAGCATGGACGGCTGGTACGGCCGCATCTTCAGCGGCTCGGGCTACTTCGACATGGACAAGCCAATCAGCAAGTTCACCAAGAAGGAGCTCGACGACCTGCTCTATCGCGAGCCGACCAAGATCAAGGTCGAGGGCATCAACCTCACGTACGAGGGCATCATCCCCAAGATCCAGAAGTCGATGCTGTCCAAGGACCTCGACGCGATGCAGCCCCACATCCGCGCCTTCGTCGAGCGTGCCGTCACGTTCCAGACCTGCCCGGAGTGCGACGGCACGCGCCTCACCAAGGAGGTGCTGGCCTCCAAGGTCAAGGGCAAGAACATCGCCGAGGTCTGCGCCATGCAGATCAGCGATGTCGCCGAGTGGGTGCGCACCATCGACGACTCGTCGGTCGCGCCACTGCTCGCCGGACTCCAGCACCTCTTCGACGCCTTCGCCCAGATCGGCCTCGGCTACCTCTCGCTCGACCGGCCGTCGGGCACGTTGTCCGGGGGAGAGGCGCAGCGCACCAAGATGATCCGCCACCTCGGCTCGTCGCTCACCGACATCACGTACGTGTTCGACGAGCCGACGATCGGCATGCACCCGCACGACATCGAGCGGATGAACACGCTGCTGCTGCAGCTGCGCGACAAGGGCAACACCGTGCTCGTCGTGGAGCACAAGCCCGAGACCATCGCGATCGCCGATCACGTCGTCGACCTCGGACCTGGAGCCGGCACGAGCGGCGGCACGGTCTGCTTCGAGGGCACGCTCGACGGGCTGCGGGGGAGCGACACCATCACCGGGCGGCACCTCGACGACCGGGCCTCGCTCAGGGAGTCCGTGCGTCCGGCGTCGGGCGCGCTCGAGGTGCGTGGCGCCTCGGCCCACAACCTCCGCGACGTCGACGTCGACATCCCGCTCGGGGTGCTGTGCGTGTTCACGGGCGTCGCGGGATCGGGCAAGAGCTCGCTGATCAACGGGTCGGTCGCCGGACGCGATGGCGTCGTGCTGATCGACCAGGGTGCGATCCGGGGCTCGCGTCGCAGCAACCCGGCGACCTACACGGGCCTGCTCGAGCCGATCCGCAAGGCGTTCGCCAAGGCCAACGGCGTCAAGCCTGCGCTGTTCAGCTCCAACTCCGAAGGCGCCTGCCCCGGCTGCAACGGTGCCGGCGTCATCTACACCGAGCTCGGGGTCATGGCGACCGTCGCCTCGACGTGCGAGGAGTGCGAGGGACGCCGGTTCCAAGCGTCGGTGCTGGAGTACACGTTCGGCGGGCGCAACATCGCCGAGGTGCTGGCCATGCCGGTCAGCGAGGCACTGCCGTTCTTCGCCGACGGCGACGCGCACACGCCCGCGGCTCACAGGATCCTCGAGCGCCTCGCCGACGTCGGGCTCGGCTACGTCAGCCTCGGGCAGCCCCTCACGACACTGTCGGGAGGCGAGCGCCAGCGGCTCAAGCTGGCGACGCACATGGGGGAGAAGGGCGACGTCTTCGTCCTCGACGAGCCGACGACCGGCCTGCACCTCGCCGACGTGGAACAGCTCCTGGGTCTGCTCGACCGGTTGGTCGACTCGGGCAAGTCCGTCATCGTCATCGAGCACCACCAGGCGGTCATGGCGCACGCCGACTGGATCATCGACCTCGGTCCCGGTGCCGGCCATGACGGCGGCACGATCGTCTTCGAGGGCACGCCGGCCGATCTCGTGGCCGGCCAGTCGACGCTCACCGGCAAGCACCTCGCGGCCTACGTCGGCGGCTGA
- a CDS encoding dihydrofolate reductase family protein has protein sequence MTQQTDGRRVVTNMALSLDGRYATTDPMDMGWVMPYAITDVARDHLTNLWEPATTALLGRVNAEGFLGFWPTVIGMEGADPRDEGFARWLVESDKVVLSSTLEDAPWERTAIVDRPTDEVVADLKATEGGDILVLSSASVIKALLAADQVDRLALTVFPVFLGGGPRLFDDGLPARNAWSLVSQAAGEHGTLSLVYDRVR, from the coding sequence ATGACACAGCAGACCGACGGCCGCAGGGTCGTCACCAACATGGCCCTCTCGCTCGACGGTCGCTACGCCACGACGGACCCGATGGACATGGGATGGGTGATGCCGTACGCGATCACCGACGTCGCACGTGACCACCTGACGAACCTCTGGGAGCCGGCGACCACCGCTCTCCTGGGCCGGGTCAACGCCGAGGGATTCCTCGGGTTCTGGCCCACCGTGATCGGCATGGAGGGCGCCGATCCGCGCGACGAGGGCTTCGCCAGGTGGCTCGTCGAGAGTGACAAGGTCGTGCTGTCCTCCACGCTCGAAGACGCACCCTGGGAGCGGACCGCGATCGTGGACAGGCCGACCGACGAGGTGGTCGCTGACCTCAAGGCGACCGAGGGCGGCGACATCCTGGTGCTCAGCAGCGCCAGCGTGATCAAGGCGCTGCTGGCTGCCGACCAGGTCGACCGCCTCGCCCTGACGGTCTTCCCGGTGTTCCTGGGCGGCGGTCCGCGTCTCTTCGACGACGGTCTGCCGGCCCGCAACGCGTGGTCCCTGGTCAGCCAGGCGGCCGGCGAGCACGGAACCCTGTCACTGGTCTACGACCGCGTCCGCTGA
- a CDS encoding metalloregulator ArsR/SmtB family transcription factor produces MEALFTALADPARWRLVTLLAERPRPVGVLAQLAGARQPQTTKHLQTLERAGIVTSQRSGQRRIYALQSTPLRDLAAALQELAGASEQVGSRETFDQYGLSLKAERLAADQAGWADGRTFSFTRALAASPQDAWPYLTETALLSQWWTPQDLRVSELVFDAQPGGRIVQEYRDVEDTSGADVIVGRADGVVDDVRPYEQLAYRLSPQLPGGGTAFTAHVGITLRPTASGADLDLELRITDSATEAADFIAGIEIGFGQSLDRLVSLIEDEPPTTNSENPHDNDTRSTT; encoded by the coding sequence ATGGAAGCACTCTTCACCGCGTTGGCCGATCCGGCTCGCTGGCGCCTCGTCACCTTGCTGGCTGAGCGACCCCGCCCAGTCGGAGTCCTCGCCCAGCTCGCCGGCGCACGCCAGCCGCAGACGACCAAGCACCTCCAGACCTTGGAGCGCGCCGGAATCGTCACGTCGCAGCGCAGCGGCCAGCGCCGGATCTACGCCCTGCAGTCCACTCCCCTGCGTGACCTCGCCGCGGCCCTGCAGGAGCTCGCCGGTGCGTCCGAACAAGTCGGCTCGCGAGAGACCTTCGACCAGTACGGCCTCAGCCTGAAAGCCGAACGCCTCGCCGCGGACCAGGCCGGGTGGGCCGATGGTCGTACGTTCAGCTTCACCAGGGCTCTGGCGGCGAGCCCTCAAGACGCCTGGCCGTACCTCACCGAGACCGCGTTGCTGTCGCAATGGTGGACGCCCCAGGACCTCCGGGTCTCCGAGCTCGTCTTCGACGCGCAGCCGGGCGGCCGCATCGTCCAGGAGTACCGCGACGTCGAGGACACCAGCGGTGCGGACGTCATCGTCGGCCGTGCAGATGGCGTCGTCGACGACGTGCGGCCGTACGAGCAGCTCGCCTACCGGCTGTCGCCGCAACTGCCCGGCGGCGGCACCGCGTTCACCGCCCACGTGGGCATCACCCTTCGACCGACCGCGAGCGGCGCCGATCTCGACCTCGAGCTGCGCATCACCGACAGCGCGACCGAAGCAGCGGACTTCATCGCCGGGATCGAGATCGGATTCGGGCAGAGCCTCGACCGTCTCGTGTCCCTCATCGAGGACGAGCCACCCACGACCAACAGCGAAAACCCGCACGACAACGACACAAGGAGCACGACATGA
- a CDS encoding GNAT family N-acetyltransferase: MTSPYAVRPAGADDLTSVLAVLAENQADVPLQQDVPAERPVASALQVATWDRVQVSPDVTVYLAADSAGVPVGTACLSILPNITYDCRPTAFIEAVVVAYAQRRRGVATLLLERVLADSRAAGCHKVQLLSHKRHAQDGAHALYTSAGFSPEAEGFRLYL, from the coding sequence GTGACCTCCCCATACGCCGTACGCCCTGCAGGAGCTGACGATCTCACCTCGGTGCTCGCGGTCCTGGCCGAGAACCAGGCTGACGTTCCTCTACAGCAGGACGTGCCGGCGGAGCGACCCGTTGCATCGGCGCTGCAGGTCGCCACCTGGGACCGGGTGCAGGTCTCCCCTGACGTCACCGTCTATCTGGCCGCGGACTCTGCGGGTGTTCCGGTCGGTACCGCATGTCTGTCGATCCTCCCCAACATCACGTACGACTGCCGGCCCACCGCGTTCATCGAGGCCGTCGTCGTGGCGTACGCCCAGCGTCGCCGTGGTGTCGCGACGCTGCTCCTCGAGCGTGTGCTGGCGGACTCGCGAGCCGCCGGATGCCACAAGGTTCAGCTGCTCAGCCACAAGAGGCATGCACAAGATGGCGCCCACGCGCTCTACACGTCGGCCGGTTTCTCCCCGGAAGCAGAGGGCTTTCGCCTCTATCTCTAA
- a CDS encoding LysE family translocator, with amino-acid sequence MELVSLTSFLGVALLELGMVLIPGPNMVYLTSRAISQGRRAGLVSLAGVALGFVAYLLAAAAGLSALFAAVPEAYHAVKVLGAAYLAWLAWQILRPGGVSPFEPRQLDPHSSARLFGMGLLTNLLNPKIALLYAALIPQFIDPALGAAWWQFLQLGSAQIIVGVGVNALIVLVAASLARYLSQHPRVLQTQRYVSGGLLGFFAARMVTSKPA; translated from the coding sequence GTGGAACTCGTGTCGCTCACCTCATTCCTCGGCGTTGCCCTGCTCGAGCTGGGGATGGTGCTGATCCCAGGCCCGAACATGGTCTACCTGACATCACGGGCGATCTCGCAGGGTAGGCGCGCCGGGCTCGTGTCGCTCGCCGGTGTTGCTCTCGGGTTCGTCGCCTATTTGCTTGCCGCAGCCGCCGGCCTGTCCGCGCTGTTCGCGGCCGTGCCAGAGGCCTATCACGCCGTGAAGGTCCTGGGCGCTGCCTACCTCGCCTGGCTCGCCTGGCAGATCCTGCGACCTGGGGGTGTTTCGCCGTTCGAGCCCCGCCAGCTGGATCCACATTCCTCGGCACGACTGTTCGGCATGGGGCTGCTCACGAACCTCCTGAATCCGAAGATCGCGCTGCTGTACGCAGCCTTGATCCCGCAGTTCATCGATCCTGCGCTGGGTGCGGCGTGGTGGCAGTTCCTCCAGCTCGGCAGCGCACAGATCATCGTCGGCGTCGGCGTCAACGCCCTGATCGTTCTCGTCGCCGCGTCGCTCGCCAGATACCTGTCCCAGCATCCACGCGTACTCCAGACGCAGCGCTACGTCTCCGGGGGCCTGCTGGGCTTCTTCGCCGCCAGGATGGTCACCAGCAAGCCCGCCTGA
- a CDS encoding GNAT family N-acetyltransferase: MSRIGDHELMNATRLLTRDDVPALVELFRMNRDFLAPWEPDRGIDYFSVEGQRAVVDEALERHEQGLTYPHVILDDSGQVVGRINIGNVVRGPFQSCGVGYWVSEHANGRGLATAALGEIKEHAFGQLGLHRIEAGTLAENVRSQRVLEKNGFVRFGFAPAYLEIAGRWQDHAL; encoded by the coding sequence ATGAGCCGGATCGGTGATCATGAGTTGATGAACGCCACACGCCTCCTCACCCGCGACGACGTCCCGGCCCTTGTGGAGCTGTTTCGTATGAATCGCGACTTCCTGGCGCCGTGGGAGCCGGATCGCGGCATCGACTACTTCTCGGTCGAGGGACAACGAGCCGTCGTCGACGAGGCGCTCGAGCGGCACGAACAGGGTCTCACCTATCCGCACGTGATCCTCGACGACTCAGGTCAGGTCGTTGGTCGCATCAACATCGGGAACGTCGTGCGTGGCCCGTTCCAGTCCTGCGGCGTCGGCTACTGGGTCAGCGAGCACGCGAACGGCCGAGGGCTGGCCACCGCGGCGCTGGGCGAGATCAAGGAGCACGCGTTCGGCCAGCTGGGCCTGCATCGGATCGAGGCAGGCACCTTGGCCGAAAACGTCAGGTCGCAGCGCGTTCTGGAGAAGAATGGCTTCGTACGCTTCGGTTTCGCCCCGGCCTACCTTGAGATCGCGGGCAGATGGCAGGACCACGCGCTCTAG